A region of Deinococcus apachensis DSM 19763 DNA encodes the following proteins:
- a CDS encoding DinB family protein, whose protein sequence is MNVREYYTYLSGAREQLWNFLRALPAADLDRSLIDGDRFHNIKDLLLHVVDVEDHWVHGIARQDGVASRYPHDWVQPHAEQYELSWILEYGQEVGDKTRTFLESGPDLSRPVKLIQDDPASDTVTLDQLMWHVMTHEVRHTAQIALLIRQLGHTPPWLDYLRFMRPQHTLVLAGDVPDDLDDDR, encoded by the coding sequence ATGAACGTCCGCGAGTACTACACTTACCTTTCGGGTGCGCGTGAGCAGCTCTGGAACTTCTTGCGGGCGCTTCCTGCCGCCGATCTGGACCGGTCCCTGATTGACGGGGACCGCTTCCACAACATCAAGGACCTGCTGCTGCATGTCGTGGACGTGGAGGACCACTGGGTCCACGGCATCGCGCGGCAGGACGGGGTGGCCTCCCGCTACCCCCATGACTGGGTGCAGCCCCATGCTGAGCAGTACGAGCTGTCCTGGATTCTGGAATACGGCCAGGAGGTGGGGGACAAGACGCGCACCTTCCTGGAAAGTGGCCCCGACCTCTCGCGCCCGGTGAAGCTCATCCAGGACGATCCCGCCAGCGATACCGTCACGCTCGATCAGCTTATGTGGCACGTCATGACGCATGAGGTCCGGCACACCGCGCAGATTGCGCTTCTGATACGGCAACTCGGGCACACGCCCCCGTGGCTGGACTACCTGCGCTTCATGCGGCCCCAGCACACACTCGTCCTCGCGGGCGACGTGCCCGACGACCTCGACGACGACCGCTGA
- a CDS encoding GNAT family N-acetyltransferase, whose translation MNVTPLALHHAPLLHTLYAAAPGYFALLGTRVPTPREVERDVEIALLDPRRRLELLHDGGELVGSLDCKLGYPGPGDLTINLLLIREDRQSRGLGEQAVRDLEARLPPGTTRILASVLGDNPRGARFWERRGYTFALDARPAMTWYAKPVGTSAAQVGLPALSLASD comes from the coding sequence TTGAACGTCACGCCGCTGGCGCTTCATCATGCGCCGCTGCTCCACACGCTGTACGCCGCTGCCCCCGGGTACTTCGCCCTGCTCGGCACCCGTGTGCCCACCCCGCGCGAGGTCGAGCGCGACGTCGAAATCGCGCTCCTCGACCCCCGCCGCCGCCTGGAGTTGCTGCATGACGGCGGCGAACTTGTGGGCAGCCTGGACTGTAAGCTCGGCTACCCCGGGCCCGGCGACCTCACCATCAACCTGCTGCTGATCCGCGAGGACCGCCAGTCGCGGGGTCTGGGCGAGCAGGCCGTACGCGACCTGGAGGCCCGCTTGCCCCCCGGCACCACCCGCATCCTGGCGAGCGTACTGGGTGACAACCCACGCGGCGCCCGCTTCTGGGAACGCCGGGGGTACACCTTCGCCCTCGACGCCCGCCCCGCGATGACGTGGTACGCCAAGCCGGTCGGCACCTCCGCCGCGCAGGTGGGCCTTCCGGCGCTCAGCCTCGCCAGCGACTGA
- a CDS encoding tRNA dihydrouridine synthase, which yields MTSGPGFYARRLARPGAILAPMAGYSDAPMRQLAAEEGALWTVSEMISARGLVLGGDSEKLTLGRPYPGETNRVVQLFGAEPDILAEAVRRAETWFTPAAVDLNMGCPVPKVRGRGGACLLQTPEVAYDLVRAMRGATGLDVSAKIRLGWDSNRSVEVAQGLAAAGASLITVHGRTSAQRYTGEADWDAIARVAASVDVPVVGSGDVRSAGGARARLGSGVAAVMIGRGAVGNPWVFRTLATGEDAAPGAEERACAALRHARLHVAFYGADRFGLLSVRPLRKVLPQYLPDHPELREALVQVNTVEDVECVLAPLLGGPGSGENRMKVYEISGRPGGPRGML from the coding sequence GTGACCAGCGGTCCCGGCTTCTACGCGCGCCGCCTCGCCCGGCCCGGCGCCATCCTGGCCCCCATGGCGGGCTACAGCGACGCCCCCATGCGCCAGCTCGCTGCCGAGGAGGGGGCGCTGTGGACCGTCAGCGAGATGATCAGCGCCCGCGGCCTGGTGCTGGGCGGCGACTCCGAAAAGCTCACGCTGGGTCGGCCTTACCCCGGAGAGACGAACCGGGTGGTGCAGCTCTTCGGCGCCGAGCCCGACATCCTGGCGGAGGCCGTGCGGCGCGCAGAGACGTGGTTCACCCCCGCCGCCGTCGACCTGAACATGGGCTGCCCGGTTCCCAAGGTGAGGGGCCGGGGCGGGGCCTGCCTCCTCCAGACGCCCGAGGTGGCCTACGACCTCGTGCGGGCGATGCGGGGGGCCACCGGGCTCGACGTGAGCGCCAAGATCCGCCTGGGCTGGGATTCCAACCGCAGCGTCGAGGTCGCGCAGGGTCTGGCGGCGGCGGGAGCCAGCCTGATCACCGTCCACGGCCGCACCAGCGCCCAGCGGTACACGGGTGAGGCCGACTGGGACGCCATCGCCCGGGTGGCGGCGAGCGTGGACGTGCCGGTGGTGGGCAGCGGGGACGTGCGGAGCGCGGGGGGGGCCCGCGCTCGGCTGGGCTCGGGGGTGGCCGCGGTGATGATCGGACGCGGCGCGGTCGGGAACCCCTGGGTGTTCCGCACACTGGCGACGGGGGAGGATGCGGCGCCGGGCGCGGAGGAGCGAGCGTGCGCCGCCCTGCGGCATGCTCGGCTCCACGTGGCCTTTTACGGCGCCGACCGCTTCGGGCTGCTCAGCGTGCGGCCCCTCCGCAAGGTGCTGCCGCAGTACCTGCCTGACCACCCGGAACTGCGTGAGGCCCTGGTCCAGGTGAACACGGTGGAGGACGTGGAGTGTGTCCTCGCCCCGCTGTTGGGGGGACCGGGTTCGGGTGAGAACAGGATGAAGGTGTACGAAATCTCCGGGCGTCCGGGGGGGCCAAGGGGTATGCTGTGA
- the argB gene encoding acetylglutamate kinase yields MIVKYGGNAMKSAELRRAVAGEIAVLRAEVPVVVVHGGGPVIERELVARGIESEFRGGLRVTPPEAMDVVEMALAALNKRLSQDVGHAVGLMGRDSELLVAEVLDPALGRVGRVTGVNVGLLRTLLGAGLTPVVGCVALAPDGEALNVNADTAAGAVAGALGEPIVFLTDVDGVYRAYPDPDSLAAHLTRAEVEAGIRDGWIAGGMIPKVRAALEALDAGALFAVIASGMKAGVLAAAARGEAGTRVTP; encoded by the coding sequence GTGATCGTGAAATACGGCGGGAACGCCATGAAGAGCGCGGAGTTGCGGCGGGCGGTTGCCGGGGAGATCGCGGTCTTGCGGGCCGAAGTCCCGGTTGTGGTCGTTCACGGAGGCGGGCCGGTCATCGAGCGCGAACTGGTGGCGCGGGGCATCGAGAGCGAGTTCCGGGGCGGCCTGCGCGTGACCCCGCCGGAGGCGATGGACGTCGTCGAGATGGCCCTCGCCGCGCTGAACAAGCGGCTCAGCCAGGACGTGGGGCACGCGGTGGGTCTGATGGGCCGCGACAGCGAGCTGCTGGTGGCCGAAGTCCTCGACCCCGCGCTGGGCCGCGTGGGCCGGGTGACGGGCGTGAACGTGGGGCTCCTTCGCACCTTGCTGGGGGCGGGCCTCACACCCGTCGTGGGCTGTGTGGCGCTGGCCCCGGACGGCGAGGCGCTCAACGTGAACGCCGATACGGCGGCGGGGGCCGTCGCCGGGGCGCTGGGCGAGCCCATCGTGTTCCTGACGGATGTGGACGGCGTGTACCGTGCCTACCCCGACCCGGACAGCCTGGCCGCCCACCTCACCCGCGCGGAGGTCGAGGCGGGGATTCGGGACGGCTGGATCGCGGGGGGAATGATCCCGAAGGTCCGCGCGGCACTGGAGGCTCTGGACGCCGGAGCCCTCTTCGCCGTGATCGCCAGCGGGATGAAGGCGGGGGTGCTGGCCGCCGCCGCGCGGGGGGAGGCGGGCACGCGGGTCACGCCCTGA